The proteins below are encoded in one region of Campylobacter rectus:
- a CDS encoding BON domain-containing protein, which produces MKKLFARIFLKNILIFTPIFFLGGCLELFTTVTPLTGINIYDAYSISQDERGIYSITKDKFIKTKIQTKILGTSGLSNLNLDVESFYGDVYLIGVVPDAEHKNKLIELAKNTSGVSKIYTYIRFPENGGECESNLAIMLNLKNSLFKDSIISGTSIRVGVVQCNVVFTGIITDIEQEKHAIWYAKHIDGVRDVYSFLKVLKE; this is translated from the coding sequence ATGAAAAAGCTATTTGCGCGAATTTTTTTAAAAAACATTCTCATTTTTACGCCGATATTTTTCCTCGGCGGCTGCCTCGAACTCTTTACGACCGTGACGCCGCTAACGGGCATAAACATCTACGACGCCTACTCTATCAGCCAAGACGAGCGCGGCATATACTCGATAACAAAAGACAAATTTATAAAAACCAAAATCCAAACTAAAATTTTAGGCACGAGCGGGCTTAGCAACCTAAACCTGGACGTCGAGAGCTTTTACGGCGACGTGTATCTAATCGGCGTGGTGCCCGATGCCGAGCACAAAAACAAGCTAATAGAACTCGCCAAAAATACGAGCGGCGTGAGTAAAATCTACACGTATATTCGCTTCCCCGAAAACGGCGGCGAATGCGAAAGCAACCTCGCCATAATGCTAAATTTGAAAAACAGCCTTTTTAAAGATAGCATCATTAGCGGCACCAGCATAAGAGTTGGCGTTGTGCAGTGTAACGTCGTATTTACGGGCATCATCACCGATATCGAGCAGGAAAAACACGCGATCTGGTATGCCAAGCACATCGACGGCGTGAGAGACGTGTATTCGTTTTTGAAGGTTTTAAAGGAGTAG